The Aedes aegypti strain LVP_AGWG chromosome 3, AaegL5.0 Primary Assembly, whole genome shotgun sequence genome contains a region encoding:
- the LOC5573963 gene encoding histone-lysine N-methyltransferase Su(var)3-9 isoform X1, which translates to MSSGEQQTQATTGQPHLQKQDLSQLDITKLTPLSPEVISRQATINIGTIGHVAHGKSTVVKAISGVQTVRFKNELERNITIKLEPLSDELIDRLTTSPAELAQYIKMTHERYKIETPPAASGSKRPRDPNSSPSPSDGGRLKQAKISSYFNGGTPTSASDGKLKQRNIDFYFSRAFSNGNSGHSARDTTENGNGTHEPTREDDKDDDTDSVVSVSSSRRSLRSTTPCSSRLSVRRTSINSTDSPSTRGQSETRASTPQSASSKKRKSYTNPKANKDGEYSVEEILDIQEISNAPYFHIKWRGYSSKSNTWESLNNIRTCNLIHEFLQYEVGAHKEEIDAIREEISQTEDYQEKAKAHEAKTFQEMLEEYEKFDAMAFDSDLILYSKIRMNGCKNKRVYDRITANIGLEMSYRKRHEQLLKMKEFEDMINEFEPSSKIVVENLQDFDVPQQQNFKYIKENLAGEGVDIPDDPPYGCECEQCGFRSDCCGKMAGARIAYNAKKRINVAPGTPIYECNKRCKCSSDCCNRVLQNGRKFNVTLFKTSNGRGWGVKTNQTIYEGWYITEYIGEVITYEEAEKRGREYDAVGRTYLFDLDFNGSDNPYTIDAAHFGNIARFINHSCDPNCGIWSVWVNCLDPNLPRLAFFAKRKIEAGEELTINYQTQVNESRALDVSQENEEKQPEGDGGPGRGKPDPENLTECRCGAANCMKYVF; encoded by the exons GACATTACCAAGCTGACGCCCCTGTCACCGGAGGTAATTTCGCGCCAGGCCACCATCAACATTGGCACGATCGGCCATGTAGCCCACGGAAAGTCCACCGTCGTGAAGGCCATCTCCGGGGTGCAGACCGTTCGCTTCAAGAACGAACTGGAGCGCAACATTACCATCAAGCTGG AGCCGTTGTCCGACGAGCTTATCGACCGGCTTACGACGAGTCCTGCCGAGTTGGCCCAGTATATAAAAATGACTCACGAACGGTACAAAATAGAGACGCCCCCAGCGGCTTCCGGTAGCAAACGTCCCCGGGACCCCAATTCGAGTCCCTCGCCCTCGGATGGCGGCCGGCTGAAGCAAGCTAAGATCAGCAGCTACTTCAATGGGGGAACTCCGACGTCTGCTTCCGATGGCAAACTGAAGCAAAGGAACATAGACTTCTACTTCAGTCGAGCGTTCAGCAACGGTAACAGTGGCCACAGTGCACGCGACACCACGGAGAATGGCAACGGAACGCATGAACCAACGAGGGAAGACGACAAGGACGATGATACCGATTCGGTAGTTAGTGTCTCATCTTCAAGACGTTCTCTGCGTAGCACGACGCCCTGTTCTTCAAGATTGTCTGTTCGCAGGACTTCCATCAACAGCACAGATTCTCCTTCGACTCGTGGCCAGTCAGAAACCCGGGCTTCCACTCCCCAATCTGCCAGTAGCAAGAAACGCAAATCCTACACCAACCCAAAAGCGAATAAAGACGGCGAATACTCAGTGGAAGAAATCCTGGACATTCAAGAAATCTCAAATGCGCCATATTTCCACATCAAGTGGCGCGGCTACAGCTCGAAAAGCAACACCTGGGAGTCGCTGAACAACATCAGAACCTGCAACCTGATTCACGAATTCCTGCAGTACGAAGTCGGAGCGCACAAGGAGGAGATCGACGCAATTCGCGAGGAAATCAGCCAAACCGAAGACTACCAGGAAAAGGCCAAGGCACACGAAGCGAAGACCTTCCAGGAAATGCTCGAAGAGTACGAGAAGTTCGACGCCATGGCCTTCGACAGCGATCTGATCCTTTATTCCAAAATTCGCATGAACGGATGTAAGAACAAACGCGTCTACGATCGAATCACCGCCAACATTGGCCTGGAGATGTCCTACCGCAAGCGGCACGAacagttgttaaaaatgaaggAATTCGAGGACATGATCAACGAGTTCGAGCCCAGCAGTAAGATCGTGGTAGAAAATCTACAAGACTTCGATGTGCCTCAGCAGCAAAACTTCAAATACATCAAGGAGAACCTTGCCGGGGAAGGCGTAGACATTCCAGACGATCCTCCGTATGGTTGCGAATGCGAGCAGTGCGGCTTCCGTAGCGATTGCTGTGGCAAGATGGCCGGAGCACGAATCGCGTATAACGCGAAGAAAAGGATCAACGTAGCCCCGGGAACACCGATCTACGAGTGCAACAAACGTTGCAAGTGTAGTTCCGATTGCTGCAACCGTGTCCTGCAGAACGGTCGTAAGTTCAATGTAACTCTCTTCAAAACATCCAATGGCCGCGGCTGGGGAGTAAAGACCAATCAAACCATCTACGAGGGCTGGTACATTACGGAGTACATCGGAGAGGTCATCACATACGAGGAGGCGGAGAAGCGTGGTCGCGAGTATGACGCCGTGGGCCGAACCTACTTGTTCGATCTGGACTTCAACGGAAGCGACAATCCGTACACGATCGACGCAGCCCACTTTGGGAACATCGCCCGGTTCATCAACCATTCGTGTGATCCCAACTGTGGCATATGGTCGGTATGGGTGAACTGTCTCGATCCGAATCTGCCCCGGTTAGCGTTCTTTGCCAAACGGAAAATCGAAGCCGGCGAGGAGCTGACCATCAATTACCAAACGCAGGTAAACGAAAGTCGCGCGCTGGACGTGAGTCAGGAGAACGAGGAGAAGCAGCCCGAGGGCGACGGTGGTCCCGGCAGGGGCAAACCGGACCCGGAGAATTTGACCGAATGCCGGTGCGGGGCGGCCAACTGTATGAAGTACGTGTTTTAG